A single Paracholeplasma manati DNA region contains:
- a CDS encoding reverse transcriptase domain-containing protein: MKYTMEILEGTYSKLKAKIFYDNTAMIDKLKIAQFEADNLSLKLETVSEIINEKNYDQFERMIERIDIYPFVKKKVKNGYDLNFMIDIPIELHIIDTLWTIYLAEYIHNTNSFSEHIYGNLIDRKNMFNNDTRHINWDNKYLFERYVKGYNKWLEKLEFKLETHRNIHDNMTVVVSDFKRFYYSTGNPFEKVNEYYEFIENHEWLTEIIKRIYDQYRVKLLQYSKIKINDGSLPIGLSSSMLLSNLYLHDFDESIVHDNRVLFFGRYVDDMILILRDEHDKRDALEFLRNKLEKTIVNSKIQLNDDKTEVFNLSSNKYLNEYDKLMMFLFQKQINYYSNEDEENLSFRRYVNINKKKLNRQLIFKKIENEDSLLNLELTDSILFMNYIYTYVNFKDNTINDMMDKIDKSFDDNFKASMWKEFYRWFSYFKNKPDKFETLSNSIERLIYTINKIKLNEVKKEKLSELRKKLVNTYTRVHEISKTLSNSNMFGNTQTTLMLKNARMINSISPVRYFIENYKNDKLTNNDKFYIEHFENSVQFIHLWEILTYDQLVNVIFGRKKTIKQSINDFIRINKLTEFDYIKEEKVKTVSGFDAKKIYIDYQDDLDKDYIISHPNVCLDTKEGEPLNSWNSGVDFPDTFKLLDNILEAKDNGTNILVLPELYLNYSWLHLIGLSAQNFNMIIYAGMKALVKNKQFFNLMLSMHPFKDINKRRNTLVTIREKNFYSYEEIDWCNKNFYTYANHKKPVYHMVNHNGISYSDYLCFEVTDIWSRALFKGLVDVIVIPMLNKDTSYFDSIILSLSRDLSSMVITSNSATWGNSSIILPKKTHERIITEFKGGFNQYLVSTKFNVKSLINYNNEFEHPKDGDEFKPHPANSKYYNK, encoded by the coding sequence ATGAAATACACAATGGAGATATTAGAAGGTACATATTCAAAACTAAAAGCAAAAATCTTTTATGACAATACCGCAATGATTGACAAGTTAAAAATTGCTCAATTTGAAGCGGATAATTTATCATTAAAATTAGAAACTGTTTCCGAAATAATTAATGAGAAAAATTATGATCAATTTGAAAGAATGATTGAAAGAATTGACATTTATCCATTTGTTAAGAAAAAGGTTAAAAACGGCTATGACCTGAATTTCATGATAGATATCCCTATAGAGTTACATATAATTGACACACTTTGGACCATATATCTAGCAGAATACATACACAATACAAATTCATTCAGTGAACACATATATGGTAATCTTATTGATCGAAAAAATATGTTCAATAATGATACTAGACATATCAATTGGGACAATAAATATCTTTTTGAAAGATATGTTAAAGGGTATAACAAGTGGCTAGAGAAACTAGAATTCAAGCTTGAAACGCATCGTAATATTCATGATAATATGACCGTAGTTGTTTCAGATTTTAAAAGATTTTATTATTCGACCGGAAATCCATTCGAAAAAGTCAATGAATATTATGAATTTATTGAAAACCATGAATGGTTAACCGAAATAATTAAGCGAATTTATGATCAGTATAGAGTGAAATTACTTCAATACTCCAAAATAAAGATTAATGATGGTTCACTTCCGATTGGTTTATCATCCTCTATGCTCTTATCGAATTTATATTTACATGATTTTGATGAGAGTATTGTCCACGATAATCGAGTTCTTTTCTTTGGCAGATATGTTGATGATATGATACTCATACTACGAGATGAACATGATAAGAGGGATGCGTTAGAATTTTTAAGAAACAAACTTGAAAAAACGATTGTTAATTCCAAAATACAATTGAACGATGACAAAACTGAAGTGTTCAATTTGTCGAGCAACAAGTATCTAAATGAGTATGACAAATTAATGATGTTTTTATTTCAAAAACAGATTAACTATTACAGTAATGAAGATGAAGAAAATTTGTCGTTTAGACGTTATGTGAATATAAATAAGAAAAAACTAAACCGACAATTAATCTTTAAAAAGATTGAAAATGAGGATTCACTATTAAATCTAGAATTGACCGATAGTATCCTTTTTATGAATTATATTTATACCTATGTGAATTTCAAAGATAATACGATTAATGACATGATGGATAAAATTGATAAGAGTTTTGACGATAATTTTAAAGCATCTATGTGGAAGGAGTTTTATCGTTGGTTTTCTTATTTTAAAAACAAACCTGATAAATTTGAAACACTTAGTAATAGTATAGAAAGACTCATCTATACTATTAACAAGATTAAATTGAACGAAGTTAAGAAAGAAAAACTATCTGAATTAAGAAAAAAATTGGTTAATACATATACCAGAGTGCATGAAATATCTAAAACACTAAGTAATTCCAATATGTTTGGTAACACTCAAACAACACTTATGTTAAAGAATGCGCGTATGATAAACTCAATATCTCCGGTAAGATATTTTATCGAAAACTATAAGAATGATAAACTAACAAATAACGATAAATTCTACATAGAGCATTTCGAAAACTCCGTACAATTTATACACCTCTGGGAGATACTAACATATGATCAATTAGTGAATGTCATTTTCGGACGCAAAAAAACAATCAAACAAAGCATCAATGATTTCATTAGAATAAATAAACTAACTGAATTTGATTATATTAAAGAAGAAAAAGTAAAAACAGTTAGTGGTTTTGATGCCAAAAAAATATATATTGATTATCAAGATGACTTAGATAAGGATTATATCATTAGTCATCCAAATGTTTGTCTTGACACAAAAGAAGGTGAACCACTAAATTCATGGAATTCAGGAGTTGATTTTCCAGATACGTTTAAGCTATTAGATAACATCTTAGAAGCAAAAGATAATGGTACAAATATATTGGTTTTACCTGAGCTGTACTTAAATTATTCTTGGTTACATCTAATCGGGCTAAGTGCACAAAATTTTAATATGATTATTTATGCAGGAATGAAAGCTTTGGTCAAAAACAAACAATTTTTCAACTTAATGTTGTCCATGCATCCGTTTAAAGACATTAACAAACGAAGAAATACACTAGTCACTATCAGAGAAAAGAATTTTTACTCTTACGAAGAAATCGATTGGTGTAACAAGAATTTTTACACTTATGCTAATCACAAAAAACCTGTTTATCATATGGTCAACCACAATGGTATCTCTTATTCAGATTACTTGTGCTTTGAAGTTACAGACATATGGTCTAGAGCTTTATTTAAAGGGTTAGTTGATGTTATCGTCATTCCAATGTTAAATAAGGATACCAGTTATTTTGATTCGATCATACTATCTCTAAGTAGAGATCTTTCTTCAATGGTTATCACTTCAAACTCTGCTACTTGGGGAAATTCCTCAATAATATTGCCCAAAAAAACACACGAAAGAATTATCACAGAGTTTAAAGGCGGATTTAATCAATATCTTGTATCAACAAAGTTTAATGTAAAATCATTAATTAACTATAACAACGAATTTGAGCACCCTAAAGACGGTGATGAGTTTAAACCTCATCCAGCAAATTCTAAGTATTATAATAAGTAA
- a CDS encoding WYL domain-containing protein — protein sequence MKEKDTFTLNEEYRLHINLSAHAMNIIEADMIKFHDDYELTNRSGFMNTIIKNHLDDFPLSRASALKQLKAIERATDSAQKKALNQENFYNKLSKLIIDEFSNEIMKTMIYEYSNKYPNDHQFKLKLNKENASLLLSVEDAKYFNMYAPRNAGISFFIKIILESYASLDREQRERIIFKDTIQILENAIQHYLVVRYKDKDTYIKIEPMAIHKPKIQQSLELLYSEYEDHNGKMLGNITIKELSKRELKGTKEKYEYHDFTGVIQQLFEERETKSNQPDEVFTVKFTSLGLRRFMYEEDRLPIIGIQDPNNKYTYTFKTNETAMFMHLFKFGSQAQILSPVDARRRFKLLYKASFDAYAKLDQKTTV from the coding sequence ATGAAAGAAAAAGATACCTTCACACTGAATGAAGAATACAGATTACACATCAATTTATCTGCTCATGCAATGAACATCATTGAAGCTGACATGATCAAATTTCATGATGACTATGAACTCACCAACCGTAGTGGGTTCATGAATACCATCATCAAAAACCATTTGGATGATTTCCCACTTTCAAGAGCTTCAGCCCTCAAACAACTTAAAGCCATTGAAAGAGCGACTGACAGTGCTCAAAAGAAAGCATTGAATCAAGAAAACTTTTACAATAAGCTTTCTAAATTGATCATCGATGAATTCTCGAATGAAATCATGAAAACAATGATTTATGAATACTCAAACAAATACCCAAACGATCATCAATTTAAATTGAAGCTGAATAAAGAAAATGCGTCCTTATTGTTGAGTGTAGAAGATGCGAAATACTTCAATATGTACGCCCCAAGAAATGCAGGCATTTCCTTCTTCATCAAAATCATATTGGAGTCTTACGCATCCTTAGACCGAGAACAAAGAGAACGCATCATTTTTAAAGATACCATCCAGATTTTAGAGAATGCAATCCAGCATTACCTCGTTGTTCGATATAAAGATAAAGATACTTATATCAAGATTGAACCGATGGCAATCCATAAGCCAAAAATCCAACAAAGCCTTGAACTGCTATATAGTGAATATGAAGATCATAATGGAAAGATGCTTGGAAACATCACCATCAAAGAATTGTCCAAGCGTGAACTCAAAGGCACTAAAGAAAAATATGAATATCACGACTTTACAGGTGTGATTCAACAGCTGTTTGAAGAACGAGAAACCAAGTCTAATCAACCAGATGAAGTCTTCACTGTGAAGTTCACCAGTCTAGGTTTAAGACGATTCATGTATGAAGAAGATCGATTGCCAATCATCGGTATTCAAGATCCAAATAATAAATACACCTATACCTTCAAAACCAATGAAACTGCCATGTTCATGCATCTATTTAAGTTTGGCTCACAAGCCCAAATCTTGAGTCCTGTAGATGCGAGAAGACGTTTCAAATTATTGTACAAAGCATCCTTTGATGCTTATGCGAAGTTAGATCAAAAAACAACTGTTTAA
- a CDS encoding nuclease-related domain-containing protein, giving the protein MNILESIKIASCKYSLKRLNKKINQKHVLLSNPTLDKTNQKVRYITLNVDKGSKNASYIENIHKLHSNILSNNEYVMGLIERTKLYLADIHDHKLNPRSLDFADQIKSYEDLIFAIKDKKTRMVSLKSAIQQYDQDNYIYREWRIDYDLFESIKAADELRKAFIDKHVGLKTKPRLMPYKDIALQIKKRQKGFQFDISPYTSVLEFYINIDKHISSHNQKFLYDHIKGYYEANKKSKFSLTDYFEVLLSLEDISKKDIEDYFDHLQTNATNDFESLIETGLRRRFQTCKIIRSLYLETNNKSLPTTEIDMILFYKGHIFVIECKDYQGTIFGSYTKDPWLQVIKSSYRYKPGGKLYTQSNSYDVINPVKQNEMHISILNKYVKFDYRNIVLFSDESELKVSCKEVQHKHVFYEMLKTINIKEINTDDIYYQLLLENKGLSNKVKRDHIAAIQTKYVN; this is encoded by the coding sequence ATGAATATACTAGAAAGCATCAAGATAGCTTCATGTAAATATAGTCTTAAACGATTGAATAAGAAGATTAACCAAAAACATGTCCTATTATCTAATCCAACCTTAGATAAAACAAATCAGAAGGTTCGATACATCACATTGAATGTGGATAAAGGATCTAAGAATGCGAGTTATATCGAAAACATTCATAAGCTACATTCTAATATTTTAAGTAACAATGAATATGTTATGGGATTAATTGAACGAACAAAACTATACCTAGCGGATATTCATGATCATAAGCTAAACCCTAGGAGCTTGGATTTCGCAGATCAAATCAAATCCTATGAAGATTTAATTTTCGCAATTAAAGATAAAAAGACGAGAATGGTCAGTTTAAAGTCTGCTATTCAACAATATGATCAAGATAATTACATTTACCGAGAATGGCGAATAGATTATGATTTATTCGAATCAATCAAGGCAGCAGATGAGCTAAGAAAAGCTTTTATCGATAAACACGTTGGATTGAAAACCAAACCACGATTGATGCCATATAAAGATATAGCACTTCAAATTAAGAAAAGACAAAAAGGATTTCAATTCGATATATCACCATATACAAGCGTTTTAGAGTTTTATATAAATATAGACAAACATATTTCTAGCCACAACCAAAAGTTCTTATATGATCATATCAAAGGTTACTATGAGGCTAATAAGAAGAGTAAGTTCTCATTAACCGACTATTTTGAAGTTCTGTTGAGCTTAGAAGATATATCAAAAAAAGACATCGAAGACTATTTTGATCACCTTCAAACCAATGCTACCAATGATTTTGAATCCTTAATTGAAACAGGTCTCAGAAGAAGATTTCAAACCTGTAAAATCATCCGAAGTTTATACTTAGAAACAAATAATAAGTCTTTACCCACGACTGAAATCGATATGATATTGTTTTATAAAGGACACATATTCGTTATTGAATGTAAAGATTACCAAGGTACCATATTCGGTTCATATACAAAAGACCCTTGGTTACAAGTCATTAAAAGTAGTTATCGATATAAACCAGGCGGTAAATTGTATACCCAATCCAATTCATACGATGTCATCAATCCTGTTAAACAGAATGAAATGCACATTTCAATCCTCAACAAGTATGTAAAATTTGATTATCGGAATATAGTTTTATTCTCAGATGAATCAGAACTCAAAGTGTCTTGTAAAGAAGTACAACATAAACACGTGTTTTATGAGATGTTAAAAACCATCAATATCAAAGAAATCAATACCGATGACATATATTATCAATTGTTGTTAGAGAACAAAGGATTGAGCAATAAAGTCAAAAGAGATCACATCGCTGCGATTCAAACCAAATATGTCAACTGA
- a CDS encoding InlB B-repeat-containing protein yields the protein MKKIILILLLLLLTGCSKQPSETTETIHIHFTNDFYAFTPMTVDVMPGESLESHYYEPKLPGYEFVGWKTLGGPVLNEETILNETTWLFPVFEEKSFEIQFVTNGDTTIEPVSILHTESLILPDYTPEKEGYDFVGWYFDVELTQNADQVTLLTRDITLYGYWTPKMYKLTFYISESAQITVDFKAGDTVIPYEPLYPLDFIGWVEADSDTLFDFSSMPQRDVVVYMKTDSNSN from the coding sequence ATGAAAAAAATAATACTCATCCTTTTATTATTACTCCTAACAGGGTGTTCCAAACAACCAAGTGAAACAACTGAAACCATTCATATCCATTTCACCAATGACTTCTACGCATTTACACCTATGACTGTGGATGTGATGCCTGGGGAATCATTAGAATCACATTATTATGAACCAAAATTGCCTGGATATGAATTTGTAGGATGGAAAACGCTTGGTGGTCCTGTACTCAATGAGGAAACCATTCTCAATGAAACCACCTGGTTATTTCCGGTATTTGAAGAAAAGTCTTTTGAGATTCAGTTTGTTACAAATGGAGACACTACCATAGAACCAGTAAGCATTTTACATACTGAATCACTCATTTTACCGGATTATACCCCTGAAAAAGAAGGCTATGATTTTGTGGGTTGGTATTTTGATGTAGAATTGACTCAAAACGCTGATCAAGTCACCCTGTTAACGAGGGATATTACTTTATATGGTTATTGGACACCTAAAATGTACAAACTAACATTTTATATATCAGAATCCGCTCAAATCACGGTCGATTTCAAGGCAGGAGATACAGTCATTCCTTATGAGCCCCTGTATCCTCTAGACTTCATCGGATGGGTCGAAGCAGATTCAGATACCTTATTTGATTTTAGCAGCATGCCACAAAGAGATGTGGTTGTCTATATGAAAACAGATTCCAATTCAAACTAA
- a CDS encoding InlB B-repeat-containing protein, giving the protein MKKKMILVMFILMMTLTGCIRHDSRDKRAYAVHIIYNNELFSNPRYVTEGNTLGDTLGIPRKNHHVFLYWETMDGQRFYPEDTIHDNYFFYEVFEPIQYSMVFETNGGEPIKPKLINEGTAYFPPTPIRPDYDFIGWFVDPECTTRYFEYDAVQADITLYAKWTLTSYTVYYQLSESQWFRFTAYPGDDFPTISMSKYDDFDYWYETNPMVPFVFPSDMPKRNITLYAKYK; this is encoded by the coding sequence ATGAAGAAAAAGATGATATTGGTAATGTTTATCTTAATGATGACCCTTACCGGTTGTATACGCCATGATTCAAGAGATAAAAGAGCCTATGCGGTTCATATCATTTATAACAATGAGTTGTTTTCTAATCCAAGGTACGTCACTGAAGGCAACACCTTAGGCGATACATTAGGTATCCCTAGAAAAAATCATCATGTGTTCTTGTATTGGGAAACCATGGATGGACAACGCTTTTATCCAGAAGACACCATTCATGACAACTACTTTTTCTACGAAGTTTTTGAACCAATTCAGTATTCGATGGTTTTCGAAACCAATGGGGGAGAACCCATCAAGCCGAAATTAATCAATGAGGGTACAGCCTATTTTCCACCGACCCCAATCAGACCAGATTATGATTTCATCGGTTGGTTTGTTGACCCTGAGTGCACCACCCGTTATTTTGAATATGACGCTGTTCAAGCTGATATCACATTGTACGCAAAATGGACATTGACCAGTTATACCGTATATTATCAACTATCTGAAAGTCAATGGTTCAGGTTCACCGCTTATCCTGGGGATGATTTTCCAACCATCAGTATGAGCAAGTATGACGATTTTGATTATTGGTATGAAACCAATCCGATGGTACCATTCGTGTTCCCTAGTGATATGCCTAAAAGAAACATCACGCTGTATGCGAAATATAAATAA
- a CDS encoding glycosyl hydrolase: MFKKRWLMVLILTLILLSGCKPKSNIPEDEDEVLPKSIESIEGLEDITITQNQYFHPLQGVEVLNEKDENISYLFEVTGHVNYGKLGEQTLSYKLNYGDESIDKTRKVTVVAGTITRPTITRNQVSQPQVNLEAGSYRVGTASDLTHPINPQFINPELLNQAVPSNGWWTSLLVQNYGGSNGIYTNPLRSSFSNLGAEVTNPGAGFVQYWNPDGFNTMANFSLVLPDMYLKTSTLNEGYQTHVVDYSQSSVSVAMRNVSQPQDHMVLTYNQGSPYIFAEVMNNSNPYINVVPAGASGIEFYNIDGQAVTGTHNGDALIVKYVQKHIGYQTSRPAQVGQPIFGDRFFLISTTEGSSFSINNNRISMNLSDNYFTVAAIQSLSEAQFYHEHAFVKTIKGEVTYEVNHKTSIVETTYHNAIQYLKDDTDTSVQFLLPHHYLNSDVELLDYEFETVRGHLKLMAGNTFKTQLSFYGLLPAMTTPTNGEFSKDTMNDYLADLSLRTRTNDTENFLNDEGPYWNSKAIYPLAQGIIIADQIGNDSMKDDLILRLRYVLSDWYTYSGSADKRYLNYNERWGSVYYSNNDFNTASELSDHAFTHGYLIYASAVLAMYDKSFTTDFGGVVDTLLADYMTPVKGDYNYAYLRSFDAWAGHTWAHGFGTFAEGNNIESSSEAIQSWVGGYLWALQKGDKQLRDAAIYGFVHELSSAKTYMFDYEGVVFKDNYKQYAAVAGMIWGGKYDYATWFGANPTFIYGIQWLPNGEYISNYAVTPEEKTKLAAIYQTYLTAKNNTLDTWFANMWSIQALINPSLAISQFDANKILNDDYPSDLSQTYYLLHGLQTYGSRSSDYIMEIHKHVSSSVYAKDGSVYALVWNPSDSTQTITFHGPNDSTITKTVKANTFVSIKLK; encoded by the coding sequence ATGTTCAAAAAGAGATGGCTCATGGTTTTAATCCTTACATTGATTCTACTTTCAGGGTGTAAACCCAAATCCAATATACCAGAGGATGAGGATGAAGTCTTACCAAAGTCAATCGAATCGATTGAAGGCTTAGAGGATATCACGATTACTCAAAACCAATATTTCCACCCACTTCAAGGGGTAGAAGTACTCAATGAAAAAGACGAAAACATTTCATATCTGTTTGAAGTCACCGGCCATGTCAACTATGGTAAGCTTGGTGAACAAACCTTGTCTTATAAGCTTAATTATGGCGATGAATCGATCGATAAAACCCGTAAAGTCACTGTGGTTGCGGGAACCATTACCAGACCTACGATCACACGAAATCAAGTTTCTCAACCACAAGTGAATTTAGAAGCGGGTTCATACCGTGTCGGTACGGCATCCGATTTAACCCATCCTATTAACCCACAATTCATTAACCCAGAACTATTAAACCAAGCTGTACCTTCTAATGGTTGGTGGACATCTTTACTCGTTCAAAACTATGGCGGCAGTAATGGGATTTATACGAACCCACTCAGAAGTTCTTTCTCCAATCTAGGGGCTGAAGTAACAAACCCAGGGGCTGGTTTTGTTCAATATTGGAATCCTGATGGTTTTAATACCATGGCGAATTTCTCTCTAGTATTACCAGATATGTATTTAAAGACATCCACACTCAATGAAGGGTATCAAACCCATGTGGTCGATTACTCACAAAGTTCAGTCAGTGTCGCGATGCGCAATGTCTCACAACCTCAAGACCACATGGTACTCACCTACAACCAAGGGTCACCATATATCTTCGCAGAAGTGATGAATAACAGTAACCCATACATCAATGTGGTGCCAGCCGGCGCTTCAGGGATTGAATTTTATAACATCGATGGTCAAGCCGTGACAGGCACCCACAATGGGGACGCTTTAATTGTAAAATATGTTCAAAAACACATTGGCTATCAAACCAGTCGTCCAGCCCAAGTAGGACAACCCATCTTTGGTGATCGTTTCTTCTTAATCTCAACCACCGAAGGCAGTAGTTTTTCAATCAATAACAACCGTATCAGTATGAATCTATCGGATAACTATTTTACAGTCGCTGCGATTCAAAGTCTATCGGAAGCACAGTTTTATCATGAACACGCGTTTGTTAAAACCATTAAAGGCGAAGTGACCTATGAAGTAAATCACAAAACCTCCATCGTTGAAACTACGTATCATAACGCTATTCAGTATCTAAAAGACGATACCGATACTTCGGTACAATTCTTATTACCACACCATTACTTAAACAGTGATGTTGAATTACTCGATTATGAGTTTGAAACCGTGAGAGGACACCTCAAACTGATGGCAGGTAATACCTTTAAAACACAATTATCCTTTTATGGCTTATTACCAGCCATGACCACACCAACCAATGGTGAATTTAGTAAAGACACCATGAACGATTATTTGGCCGATTTAAGCCTTCGTACCAGAACCAATGATACGGAGAACTTCTTAAATGATGAAGGGCCTTATTGGAACAGTAAAGCCATCTATCCACTCGCTCAAGGGATCATCATCGCTGATCAAATCGGTAACGATTCGATGAAAGATGATTTGATTTTGAGATTACGATATGTCTTATCCGATTGGTACACCTATTCTGGTTCAGCCGACAAACGCTACTTAAACTACAACGAACGTTGGGGTAGTGTGTATTATTCAAACAATGATTTCAATACCGCGAGCGAATTATCAGACCACGCGTTCACGCATGGCTATCTGATTTACGCGTCTGCGGTATTAGCGATGTATGATAAATCCTTCACCACCGATTTTGGTGGCGTGGTAGATACGTTACTAGCCGATTATATGACCCCTGTTAAAGGTGATTATAATTATGCTTATTTGAGATCCTTTGACGCATGGGCAGGTCATACCTGGGCACATGGTTTCGGGACCTTCGCAGAAGGGAACAACATCGAATCCTCAAGTGAAGCGATTCAGTCATGGGTTGGTGGTTATCTATGGGCTTTACAAAAAGGCGACAAACAGTTAAGAGACGCTGCAATCTACGGTTTTGTGCATGAGTTATCGAGTGCGAAGACCTATATGTTTGATTATGAAGGGGTTGTCTTTAAAGATAACTATAAACAATACGCTGCTGTGGCAGGGATGATTTGGGGCGGTAAATACGATTACGCCACATGGTTTGGTGCGAACCCTACGTTTATCTATGGCATCCAGTGGTTACCAAATGGTGAATACATATCAAACTACGCAGTTACCCCAGAAGAAAAGACCAAGCTCGCTGCCATCTATCAAACGTATTTAACCGCTAAAAACAACACCTTAGATACGTGGTTCGCCAATATGTGGAGTATTCAAGCGTTAATCAATCCATCACTCGCTATTTCACAATTTGACGCCAATAAGATTTTAAATGATGATTACCCTAGTGATTTATCTCAAACCTATTACTTACTCCATGGTTTACAAACCTATGGTAGTAGAAGTAGTGATTACATCATGGAAATCCACAAGCATGTATCCTCATCGGTCTATGCTAAAGATGGTAGTGTGTATGCGTTGGTTTGGAACCCATCGGATAGTACACAAACGATCACTTTCCATGGACCAAACGATTCAACCATCACCAAAACGGTGAAAGCGAATACCTTTGTTTCAATCAAACTGAAGTAA